Proteins found in one Amycolatopsis aidingensis genomic segment:
- a CDS encoding metal ABC transporter ATP-binding protein, translating into MTAGSRVTLKGVCCAHGGRQVVREVDLDVEPGQRVAMTGTNGSGKTTLLRSILGLHPAGAGLIEVDGHRARTAADWDRRRRVAAWIPQRQVAGRFPLLAGELLASSGARNEALAAAERLGVGALAAQPVHTLSGGQLQRMYLARAMGCVAAGATLLLADEPTAALDFAGQEDTAELLTSLPVTVLVVTHDRALARHCDRVLEMADGRLRELPAEVPH; encoded by the coding sequence GTGACGGCCGGATCGCGAGTCACCCTGAAGGGTGTTTGCTGCGCACATGGCGGCCGCCAGGTCGTGCGCGAGGTCGACCTGGACGTCGAGCCGGGCCAGCGGGTGGCCATGACCGGGACCAACGGCTCCGGCAAGACCACGCTGCTGCGGTCCATCCTCGGCCTGCACCCGGCCGGCGCCGGGCTGATCGAGGTGGACGGGCACCGGGCGCGCACCGCGGCGGACTGGGACCGGCGCAGGCGGGTCGCGGCGTGGATCCCGCAACGCCAGGTCGCAGGCCGGTTCCCGCTGCTGGCCGGGGAGCTGCTGGCCAGCAGCGGCGCGCGGAACGAGGCGCTGGCCGCCGCCGAGCGGCTCGGCGTCGGCGCGCTGGCCGCGCAACCGGTGCACACCCTCTCCGGCGGCCAGCTGCAGCGGATGTACCTGGCCCGCGCGATGGGCTGCGTCGCGGCGGGGGCCACCCTGCTGCTGGCCGACGAGCCGACCGCGGCGCTGGACTTCGCCGGCCAGGAGGACACCGCCGAGTTGCTCACCTCGCTGCCGGTGACCGTGCTGGTGGTGACGCACGACCGGGCGCTGGCACGGCACTGCGACAGGGTGCTGGAGATGGCCGACGGGCGGCTGCGCGAACTCCCCGCCGAGGTTCCGCACTGA
- a CDS encoding metal ABC transporter permease, whose product MTFDAFLQLLELPPVQRGLFALALGAIGLPIIGVVIIGLDIMPVRFAMMHVALLGIAVGMLVGLDPLLCALVACAASGAALTPLARSPSGLSGAMGLLMSLAIAAALLVLSVSGVNANGAFELLWGSILATRTGDVVLLGTLAVVIPGLFLLRSRQLALLLHDRELAACSGVRVDRLTLILLLLVAVSVAGAIRLTGALLVDALTLLPALAARRLASSLRGMVLAAVIIGLLVNLAGFLLALALDFPPGPVLVLLAGAVALAVHLLPDWRKSRWASSRGQDVAPASSH is encoded by the coding sequence ATGACCTTCGATGCGTTCCTCCAGCTGCTGGAGCTACCACCGGTACAACGCGGGCTGTTCGCACTGGCGCTCGGCGCGATCGGGCTGCCGATCATCGGCGTGGTGATCATCGGGCTGGACATCATGCCGGTCCGGTTCGCCATGATGCACGTGGCGCTGCTCGGGATCGCGGTGGGCATGCTGGTCGGCCTCGACCCGCTGCTGTGCGCGCTGGTGGCCTGCGCGGCCTCCGGCGCCGCCCTCACCCCGCTGGCCCGCAGCCCTTCCGGCCTCTCCGGGGCGATGGGGTTGCTGATGAGCCTCGCGATCGCGGCCGCGCTGCTGGTGCTTTCGGTGTCCGGGGTGAACGCCAACGGCGCCTTCGAACTGTTGTGGGGCTCGATCCTGGCCACCCGCACCGGGGACGTGGTGTTGCTCGGCACGCTCGCGGTGGTGATCCCGGGGCTGTTCCTGCTCCGCAGCCGCCAGCTGGCGCTGCTGCTGCACGACCGGGAACTGGCCGCTTGTTCCGGGGTGCGGGTCGACCGGCTCACCCTGATCCTGCTGTTGCTGGTCGCCGTCTCGGTGGCAGGCGCGATCCGGCTGACCGGGGCGCTGCTGGTGGACGCGCTCACCCTGCTACCCGCACTGGCCGCGCGCCGCCTCGCCAGCTCGCTGCGCGGGATGGTGCTGGCCGCGGTGATCATCGGCCTGCTGGTCAACCTCGCGGGTTTCCTGCTCGCACTGGCCCTGGACTTCCCGCCGGGGCCGGTACTGGTGTTGCTGGCGGGAGCGGTCGCGCTCGCCGTTCATCTACTCCCCGATTGGAGAAAGTCTCGATGGGCATCCTCACGAGGGCAGGACGTCGCGCCCGCATCCTCGCACTGA
- a CDS encoding metal ABC transporter substrate-binding protein, whose product MGILTRAGRRARILALKAGALTAGALLLAGCGSADGDAKDDPPAGQAEGPAVVAASAWEGAFAKAAGATNITVIVPPSIKHAPDYDPKPSDLAAVAEADFVLYAPFEGFAGKLKDAAGSAAELVELKLDNAPETMSAEVRRLAGMFGTEQAAESWISGFETEYDRLSSEVRDAWQEGKPPKVVHQAFLGFAAQLAGAEVLGTYGPGPVTASQLSELSAKEPEFVFDNEQMSTGTVLPGSAAQQLSLSNYPSEDMDLLSVYRTTAQQIITALQP is encoded by the coding sequence ATGGGCATCCTCACGAGGGCAGGACGTCGCGCCCGCATCCTCGCACTGAAGGCAGGCGCGCTGACCGCGGGCGCCCTGCTGCTGGCAGGCTGCGGCTCCGCCGACGGCGACGCGAAGGACGACCCCCCTGCCGGGCAGGCGGAAGGACCGGCCGTGGTCGCGGCCAGTGCCTGGGAGGGCGCGTTCGCCAAGGCCGCGGGCGCCACGAACATCACGGTGATCGTGCCGCCCTCGATCAAGCACGCGCCGGACTACGACCCCAAGCCCTCCGATCTGGCGGCCGTGGCCGAGGCGGACTTCGTGCTGTACGCGCCGTTCGAGGGTTTCGCGGGCAAGCTCAAGGACGCCGCGGGCTCGGCGGCCGAGCTGGTGGAGCTGAAGCTGGACAACGCACCGGAGACGATGTCCGCCGAGGTACGCAGGCTGGCCGGGATGTTCGGCACCGAGCAGGCGGCCGAGTCCTGGATCAGCGGGTTCGAGACCGAGTACGACCGGCTCAGCTCCGAGGTGCGGGACGCGTGGCAGGAAGGCAAGCCGCCGAAGGTGGTGCACCAGGCGTTCCTGGGCTTCGCCGCGCAGCTGGCCGGAGCCGAGGTGCTCGGCACCTACGGCCCCGGCCCGGTGACCGCGAGCCAGCTGTCCGAGCTGTCCGCGAAGGAACCGGAGTTCGTGTTCGACAACGAGCAGATGAGCACCGGCACTGTCCTGCCCGGTTCCGCCGCGCAGCAGCTGAGCCTGAGCAACTACCCGAGCGAGGACATGGACCTGCTGTCGGTGTACCGGACCACCGCGCAGCAGATCATCACCGCCCTGCAGCCCTGA
- a CDS encoding glucuronyl hydrolase produces the protein MVAQAAGRVTRWATAALGRVLDRVARTEAEVGQRFPLHADPREDSWTTTRRGSWTGGFWAGQLWLRARLTGEAGHARAAADCAARLAPWAEADTVTRGLILWYGVAAGGRLGVPTPADAGTDEPARAGAERLRLTFDPAAGLLPWGTAFGDPADPVIARVDGVAGTLPLLCWAGETGAVAARRHLRTHLDLCAAPTGSRPAWQREAGRWVPRDQPPRGWSRGEAWLLLALADAAHWLDPGFARHGRELARRWADGVPPAVRDRPDGPPDTSAAAIMVVALAKLGQREAATALLAELVEGHLTGVGGLGDGCHDLTRGVATRHELVWGDYFLLLALAILTGTIPAHAV, from the coding sequence GTGGTGGCGCAGGCGGCGGGCCGCGTGACCCGGTGGGCCACCGCCGCGCTCGGTCGCGTCCTGGACCGGGTGGCGCGCACCGAGGCCGAGGTGGGGCAGCGGTTCCCGCTGCACGCCGATCCCCGCGAGGACAGCTGGACCACCACCCGGCGCGGCTCCTGGACCGGTGGGTTCTGGGCGGGCCAGCTGTGGCTGCGCGCCCGGCTCACCGGGGAGGCCGGGCACGCGCGGGCCGCGGCCGACTGCGCCGCCCGCCTGGCGCCGTGGGCGGAGGCGGACACCGTGACCAGGGGTCTGATCCTGTGGTACGGCGTGGCCGCTGGCGGCAGGCTGGGCGTGCCCACCCCGGCCGATGCCGGAACCGACGAGCCCGCGCGGGCCGGGGCGGAGCGGCTGCGGCTGACCTTCGATCCCGCCGCGGGCCTGCTGCCGTGGGGCACCGCCTTCGGCGACCCAGCCGATCCCGTGATCGCCAGGGTGGACGGAGTCGCGGGCACGCTCCCGCTGCTGTGCTGGGCCGGGGAGACCGGCGCCGTCGCCGCGCGGCGGCACCTGCGCACGCACCTCGACCTGTGTGCCGCACCCACCGGCTCCCGTCCTGCCTGGCAGCGAGAGGCCGGGCGCTGGGTACCGCGGGACCAGCCGCCGCGGGGGTGGAGCAGGGGAGAGGCCTGGCTGCTGCTGGCGCTCGCCGATGCCGCGCACTGGCTGGATCCCGGATTCGCCCGGCACGGCAGGGAACTGGCCCGGCGGTGGGCAGACGGCGTGCCGCCCGCGGTACGGGACCGTCCGGACGGCCCGCCGGACACCTCGGCGGCGGCGATCATGGTGGTGGCCCTGGCCAAACTCGGACAGCGGGAGGCGGCAACCGCACTGCTGGCGGAGCTGGTGGAGGGCCACCTCACCGGCGTGGGCGGGCTCGGCGACGGTTGCCATGACCTGACCCGGGGCGTCGCCACCCGGCACGAGCTGGTGTGGGGCGACTACTTCCTGCTGCTCGCCCTGGCCATCCTCACCGGCACCATCCCCGCCCACGCCGTGTGA
- a CDS encoding MFS transporter: MTQARGSTDNAVGEPRPTRGLPSLLTLAMALSTLPLFLLGALGPYLVEEFAIAAPLLGVVVTVGFAVASVLSLMIGPAVGALGPRRCLIGMFGVSAVMLAVFAIAPAYGWLVAAVAGAGIGQALANPATNQLIATRVPAPRRPGVTGLKQSGVQLGAFFAGFPLAALAAAAEWRIAVGLAAATALLAAFAALLVPADQRPARMPTLTAARPRGDAAWLAGFSVLLGAGISAVNTYVALYATSQLDISAGVAGGLIAALGVAGIVGRMGWSTIAARRGLPGRLLAPLALGAVLAALLLAAAVPFGPAFAWAGAVGIGAFAVAANAVSMVTVISTARPEQVGPDSAVVAAGFFAGFAVGPPALGLLAEAAGGRYEAGWLLVAVEFLGAAAVAWWWRRRRAA, from the coding sequence GTGACACAGGCGCGGGGAAGCACGGACAACGCGGTCGGCGAGCCGCGACCGACCAGGGGGTTGCCCTCGCTGCTGACCTTGGCGATGGCGCTGTCCACCCTCCCGCTGTTCCTGCTCGGCGCGCTGGGGCCGTATCTGGTCGAGGAGTTCGCCATCGCCGCCCCGCTGCTCGGGGTCGTGGTCACGGTCGGCTTCGCGGTGGCTTCGGTGCTGTCGCTGATGATCGGGCCCGCCGTGGGTGCACTGGGGCCACGGCGCTGCCTGATCGGGATGTTCGGTGTCTCGGCGGTGATGCTGGCGGTGTTCGCCATCGCCCCGGCCTACGGGTGGCTGGTCGCGGCGGTCGCCGGTGCCGGGATCGGGCAGGCACTGGCCAACCCGGCCACCAACCAGCTGATCGCCACCCGGGTACCCGCCCCGCGCAGGCCAGGGGTGACCGGGCTGAAGCAGTCCGGGGTGCAACTCGGCGCCTTCTTCGCCGGGTTCCCGCTGGCCGCGCTCGCCGCGGCCGCGGAATGGCGGATCGCGGTGGGCCTGGCCGCGGCCACCGCGCTGCTCGCCGCGTTCGCCGCGCTGCTCGTGCCCGCCGACCAGCGGCCGGCGCGGATGCCCACGCTGACCGCGGCCCGCCCCCGCGGGGACGCGGCCTGGCTGGCCGGGTTCTCGGTGCTGCTCGGCGCCGGGATCTCCGCGGTGAACACCTACGTCGCCCTGTACGCGACCAGCCAGCTGGACATCTCAGCCGGGGTGGCAGGCGGCCTGATCGCCGCACTCGGGGTCGCCGGGATCGTGGGCCGGATGGGCTGGTCCACGATCGCCGCGCGGCGCGGCCTGCCCGGCAGGCTGCTGGCCCCACTGGCACTCGGCGCCGTGCTGGCCGCGCTGTTGCTGGCCGCGGCCGTCCCGTTCGGACCGGCCTTCGCCTGGGCGGGCGCGGTCGGGATCGGTGCGTTCGCGGTCGCCGCGAACGCCGTATCCATGGTCACCGTCATCTCCACCGCGCGGCCGGAACAGGTCGGGCCGGACTCGGCGGTGGTCGCGGCCGGGTTCTTCGCCGGGTTCGCGGTCGGCCCGCCTGCCCTTGGCCTGCTGGCCGAGGCCGCGGGTGGCCGCTACGAGGCGGGCTGGCTGCTGGTCGCCGTCGAGTTCCTCGGCGCGGCCGCCGTGGCCTGGTGGTGGCGCAGGCGGCGGGCCGCGTGA
- a CDS encoding TrmH family RNA methyltransferase has product MRQLRGTDLKRLHRTWKRQSSTQVALLLEGVQSPFNVGAIVRTAAAFGVGRLYLVGGAITPRNPKAQKTAMGTDRYLEVREFTALAPALEQVKADGYRLAGLELAEDAIPMHELDLTADTCIAAGHEDRGLTAECLAACDVVTFVPQLGRVGSLNVATATAIACYEVRRQDWSRPGNFAEAPAD; this is encoded by the coding sequence ATGCGCCAGCTCCGCGGAACCGACCTCAAACGCCTGCACCGCACCTGGAAACGGCAGAGTTCCACCCAGGTGGCGCTGCTGCTGGAAGGGGTGCAGTCCCCGTTCAACGTGGGCGCGATCGTGCGTACCGCCGCGGCCTTCGGGGTCGGCAGGCTCTATCTCGTCGGCGGCGCCATCACCCCGCGCAACCCCAAGGCGCAGAAGACCGCCATGGGCACCGACCGCTACCTCGAGGTGCGGGAGTTCACCGCGCTCGCGCCCGCGCTCGAGCAGGTCAAAGCCGATGGCTACCGGCTCGCCGGGCTGGAGCTCGCCGAGGACGCGATACCGATGCACGAACTGGACCTCACCGCGGACACCTGCATCGCGGCCGGGCACGAGGACCGCGGGCTGACCGCGGAATGCCTCGCCGCCTGCGATGTCGTCACCTTCGTCCCGCAACTGGGCCGGGTCGGCTCGCTCAACGTCGCCACCGCAACCGCCATCGCCTGCTACGAGGTACGTAGGCAGGACTGGTCGCGGCCCGGGAACTTTGCCGAGGCACCCGCCGACTGA
- a CDS encoding class I SAM-dependent methyltransferase has product MAEQGQHYFSAVPRAASAGDTVHLRLPDVELDLRTDTGVFSHARLDPGTRILLEHAPPPAVRGDILDLGCGYGPIALTLATRRKRLPVWAVDVNERALGLVRANAAAAGLGNVTACLPDEVPADIRFGTIYSNPPIRVGKAALHAMLRHWLSLLRDDGTAYLVVQKHLGSDSLAKWLAGQGFPTTRLTSQRGYRILEVLAAPDSGTKHQTATE; this is encoded by the coding sequence GTGGCCGAGCAGGGGCAGCACTACTTCTCGGCGGTACCCCGGGCGGCGTCCGCTGGCGATACCGTCCACCTCCGGCTGCCCGATGTCGAACTCGACCTGCGCACCGACACCGGGGTCTTCTCACACGCCAGGCTCGACCCTGGCACCCGGATCCTGCTCGAGCACGCGCCCCCGCCCGCGGTCCGCGGCGACATCCTCGATCTCGGCTGCGGCTACGGCCCGATCGCGCTGACCCTTGCCACCCGGCGCAAGCGACTGCCGGTGTGGGCGGTGGACGTGAACGAGCGCGCCCTCGGACTGGTCCGGGCGAACGCGGCGGCCGCGGGGCTCGGCAACGTCACGGCCTGCCTGCCCGATGAGGTCCCGGCGGACATCCGGTTCGGCACCATCTACTCCAACCCGCCGATCCGGGTCGGCAAGGCCGCGCTGCACGCCATGCTGCGACATTGGTTATCCCTGCTCCGCGACGACGGCACCGCCTACCTGGTGGTGCAGAAACATCTCGGCTCGGACTCTCTCGCGAAGTGGCTGGCCGGGCAGGGGTTCCCGACCACCCGGCTCACCTCCCAGCGCGGCTACCGGATCCTCGAGGTCCTTGCGGCACCCGACTCCGGAACAAAACACCAGACAGCGACGGAATGA
- a CDS encoding cytochrome P450, whose amino-acid sequence MVSWFMRWYLARTSKKGLDLSRMPFLPEPALVPLRRNELDPVPELGQRRAQEPVSKLPLPFGMNVWLVTGHEAAKSVLSSTKDFSNDFANLVGQAGADANHNPGGLGFADPPVHTRLRKLLTPEFTMRRLSRLTPGIQRIVQERLDAMAATEGPVDLVQEFALPIPSLVICELLGVPYEDRDDFQHLAEARFDLFGGAGASLGAISESLEYLRGVVRQQRESPGDGLLGMIIREHGDEVDDLELAGLADGVLTGGFETTASMLALGALVLLRDPDSFQLVHDDDEAVPGFVEELLRYLSVVQVAFPRFAREDVEVAGTRIAKGDMVVVSLSGADRDESLGAEMERFDPRRPSSPHLAFGYGVHRCIGAELARMELRAAYPALVRRFPEMHLQIAPEDLTFRKVSIVYGVESLPVLLTKSATTSQPVAT is encoded by the coding sequence CTGGTGTCGTGGTTCATGCGCTGGTACCTGGCACGTACCAGCAAGAAGGGCCTCGACCTTTCCAGGATGCCGTTCCTGCCGGAACCGGCGCTGGTGCCGCTCAGGCGCAACGAGCTCGACCCGGTGCCCGAGCTGGGGCAGCGGCGCGCGCAGGAGCCGGTGAGCAAGCTGCCGCTGCCGTTCGGCATGAACGTCTGGCTCGTCACCGGGCACGAGGCCGCCAAGAGCGTGCTGAGCAGCACAAAGGACTTCAGCAACGACTTCGCCAACCTGGTCGGGCAGGCCGGGGCGGATGCCAACCACAACCCCGGCGGGCTCGGGTTCGCCGACCCGCCGGTGCACACCCGGTTGCGCAAACTGCTGACCCCGGAATTCACCATGCGCAGGCTGTCCAGGCTCACCCCCGGCATCCAGCGGATCGTGCAGGAGCGGCTGGACGCCATGGCCGCCACCGAGGGGCCGGTCGACCTGGTGCAGGAGTTCGCCCTGCCGATCCCGTCCCTGGTGATCTGCGAGCTGCTCGGCGTGCCCTACGAGGACAGGGACGACTTCCAGCACCTTGCCGAGGCGCGGTTCGACCTGTTCGGCGGGGCCGGGGCCTCGCTCGGGGCGATCTCCGAATCGCTGGAGTACCTGCGCGGGGTCGTGCGGCAGCAGCGGGAGTCCCCTGGGGACGGCCTGCTCGGCATGATCATCAGGGAGCACGGCGACGAGGTGGACGACCTGGAACTGGCAGGCCTCGCCGACGGGGTGCTCACCGGCGGGTTCGAGACCACCGCGAGCATGCTCGCCCTCGGTGCGCTGGTGCTGCTGCGCGATCCGGACAGCTTCCAGCTGGTGCACGACGATGACGAGGCCGTGCCGGGGTTCGTCGAGGAGCTGCTGCGTTACCTCAGCGTGGTGCAGGTGGCCTTCCCCCGGTTCGCCCGCGAGGACGTCGAGGTTGCCGGGACGAGGATCGCCAAGGGCGACATGGTGGTGGTCTCGCTGAGCGGGGCCGACCGGGACGAGTCGCTGGGCGCGGAGATGGAACGCTTCGACCCGCGGCGGCCGTCCAGCCCGCACCTGGCCTTCGGCTACGGGGTGCACCGGTGCATCGGCGCCGAACTGGCCAGGATGGAGCTGCGCGCCGCCTACCCCGCCCTGGTCCGTCGCTTCCCCGAGATGCACCTGCAGATCGCCCCCGAGGACCTGACCTTCCGCAAGGTGTCGATCGTCTACGGCGTGGAATCCCTGCCGGTACTGCTGACCAAGTCCGCGACCACCTCGCAGCCGGTCGCCACCTGA
- a CDS encoding slipin family protein, producing MNGTIIGLGIAVLVLVLLLFASVKIVPEYERGVIFRLGRVIGAKGPGLFFIIPIVDRMVKVSLRTITRDIPPQDLITRDNVTVTVNAVTYFKVVDPVRSIVSVEDYYSATSQMAQTTLRSILGQIDMDELLVNRDEINQRLQQIIDDVTNPWGVKVSHVEVKHVELPDPMRRAMARQAEAERERRAKVIHAKGEHEAAETLGEAAEVLERRPAAMQLRLLSTMAEVAAEKNSTLVFPLPMEIMRLVDSIRPPAGGTAGST from the coding sequence ATGAACGGAACCATCATCGGCCTCGGCATTGCGGTGCTGGTGCTCGTGCTGCTGTTGTTCGCCTCGGTGAAGATCGTCCCGGAGTACGAACGGGGCGTCATCTTCCGGCTGGGGCGGGTCATCGGCGCCAAGGGGCCGGGCCTGTTCTTCATCATCCCGATCGTCGACCGGATGGTGAAGGTATCGCTGCGGACCATCACCAGGGACATCCCGCCGCAGGACCTCATCACCCGGGACAACGTGACGGTCACGGTGAACGCGGTGACCTACTTCAAGGTCGTCGACCCGGTCCGGTCCATTGTGTCCGTCGAGGACTACTACTCCGCGACCTCGCAGATGGCGCAGACGACGTTACGCAGCATCCTCGGTCAGATCGACATGGACGAGTTGCTGGTCAACCGGGACGAGATCAACCAGCGGCTGCAGCAGATCATCGACGATGTGACCAACCCATGGGGCGTGAAGGTCAGCCACGTGGAGGTCAAACACGTCGAGCTGCCCGACCCGATGCGCAGGGCGATGGCCCGCCAGGCCGAGGCGGAGCGCGAGCGCAGGGCGAAGGTGATCCACGCCAAGGGCGAGCACGAGGCCGCGGAGACCCTCGGCGAGGCGGCGGAGGTCCTGGAGCGCCGCCCGGCCGCCATGCAGCTCCGCTTACTGTCCACAATGGCTGAGGTCGCCGCCGAGAAGAACTCGACCCTGGTCTTCCCGCTGCCGATGGAGATCATGCGCCTGGTCGACTCGATACGCCCGCCCGCGGGCGGGACCGCGGGCAGTACCTGA
- a CDS encoding NfeD family protein, whose protein sequence is MPVRRALGLALLSAGLLALASAAPHAAAPAQPPAAPQSVLSTRVEGPITQIVADHLAEGVRRAERSGHQAFLVTLETPGGASTAMREIVQSFLDAEVPVIGYVAPSGARAASAGALIMFSTHIAAMAPGTSIGAATPVSATGGDVGAKVVNEAAAFAESVARQRDRDVAFAGATVREGRAAPAREAARIGAVDLVAADRAELFGVLDGRTVRVAGGTETTLRTSGAPVVRHEMGTFTQLRQWLADPNLAFLFFALGGLALLYEVASPGIGLGGVLGAVLLILGFVALSVLPVNIAGIALLVLAIGLFVAEVLTPGIGIFAGGGALALVLSGLMLFEGPFRVDPPVLWPVAVVVGAGAVLAGRLALRARRRQPVSGENELIGRRTVVREVREEYGRAQVEGSWWNVRSPDRPLTEGQPVRVTGIRDLTLLVEPIPREES, encoded by the coding sequence GTGCCGGTACGTCGAGCCCTCGGCCTGGCGTTGCTCTCGGCAGGCCTGCTGGCGCTGGCGTCCGCGGCTCCGCATGCTGCCGCTCCGGCGCAGCCGCCCGCGGCACCGCAGTCCGTGCTCAGCACGCGCGTGGAGGGGCCGATCACCCAGATCGTTGCCGACCACCTGGCCGAGGGGGTGCGCCGCGCGGAGCGTTCCGGTCACCAGGCCTTCCTGGTGACCCTGGAGACACCGGGCGGGGCGAGCACGGCCATGCGCGAGATCGTGCAGTCCTTCCTCGACGCCGAGGTCCCGGTCATCGGGTATGTGGCCCCCTCAGGTGCGCGGGCGGCCTCGGCCGGAGCCCTGATCATGTTCTCCACGCATATCGCGGCGATGGCCCCCGGCACCAGCATCGGCGCCGCCACGCCGGTCAGTGCCACCGGCGGGGACGTCGGTGCCAAGGTGGTCAACGAGGCCGCCGCCTTCGCCGAGTCGGTGGCCAGGCAGCGTGATCGCGACGTGGCCTTCGCCGGTGCGACCGTGCGGGAGGGCAGGGCAGCCCCGGCACGGGAGGCCGCCCGGATCGGCGCGGTGGACCTGGTGGCGGCGGATCGCGCGGAGTTGTTCGGCGTGCTGGACGGCAGGACGGTGCGGGTCGCAGGCGGCACCGAGACGACCCTGCGGACCAGTGGGGCGCCGGTGGTCCGGCACGAGATGGGCACCTTCACCCAGCTGCGGCAGTGGCTCGCCGACCCGAACCTGGCGTTCCTGTTCTTCGCCCTCGGCGGGCTCGCCCTGCTCTACGAGGTGGCCAGCCCCGGCATCGGGCTGGGCGGGGTGCTCGGCGCGGTACTGCTGATCCTCGGGTTCGTCGCGCTCAGCGTGCTGCCGGTGAACATCGCGGGGATCGCGCTGCTGGTGCTGGCCATCGGGCTGTTCGTGGCCGAGGTCCTCACCCCTGGCATCGGGATTTTCGCAGGCGGCGGTGCGCTCGCGCTGGTGCTGTCCGGGCTGATGCTGTTCGAAGGGCCGTTCCGGGTCGACCCGCCGGTGCTCTGGCCGGTGGCGGTGGTGGTCGGCGCCGGTGCGGTACTCGCGGGCAGGCTGGCGCTGCGCGCCCGGCGGCGGCAGCCGGTCAGCGGGGAGAACGAACTGATCGGGCGGCGGACCGTGGTGCGCGAGGTGCGGGAGGAGTACGGCCGCGCGCAGGTCGAGGGCAGCTGGTGGAACGTGCGCAGCCCGGATCGCCCGCTCACCGAGGGGCAGCCGGTCCGGGTCACCGGGATCCGGGACCTGACCCTGCTCGTCGAACCGATTCCACGGGAGGAGTCATGA
- a CDS encoding site-2 protease family protein, producing MTATIRLGRIGGVRVGLHWSVLVIVLLLVVVLGVGQWPEIYPGYGTAVYLLAGVVAALLFVSSLLAHELAHALVATRLGVEVEGITLWLLGGVASLRGEARTPRADLWIALVGPLTSAVAGGFFTLLAWLVAAAEAPVLVWGVCVYLAAINFLLAVFNLIPAAPLDGGRILRAVLWGRMKDRNRAAVWSARAGRGFGFALILLGVVVVVTGTFSGLWWMLIGWFIVTVASAEERQADLGSVLAGLRVRDVMTPDPDTAGADSSVAEFIQDVAMVRRHSAFPLREPGDGIQGMITLDRLKAVAAQQRAGTRLHEVACPIAEVPTARPDEELVALLPRMYGCTDGRALVFDNGDLVGIVSPTDISRAVSLRGLGVSWRDGADLTSGGGGGWGRG from the coding sequence ATGACAGCGACGATCCGCCTTGGCCGTATCGGCGGGGTGCGCGTCGGCCTGCACTGGAGCGTGCTGGTGATCGTGCTCCTGCTGGTGGTAGTGCTGGGAGTCGGGCAGTGGCCGGAGATCTACCCCGGTTACGGCACCGCCGTCTACCTGCTGGCAGGGGTGGTGGCGGCCCTGCTGTTCGTTTCCTCCCTGCTGGCCCACGAACTGGCGCACGCACTGGTGGCCACCCGGCTCGGGGTGGAGGTCGAGGGCATCACGCTCTGGCTGCTCGGTGGGGTGGCCTCGCTGCGCGGGGAGGCCCGTACCCCGCGCGCCGACCTGTGGATCGCCCTGGTCGGCCCGCTCACCAGTGCCGTCGCGGGCGGGTTCTTCACCCTGCTGGCCTGGCTGGTCGCCGCGGCCGAGGCGCCGGTGCTGGTCTGGGGCGTTTGCGTCTATCTGGCGGCGATCAACTTCCTGCTCGCCGTGTTCAACCTGATCCCGGCCGCGCCGCTGGACGGCGGGCGGATCCTGCGCGCCGTGCTGTGGGGCCGGATGAAGGACCGCAACCGGGCCGCCGTGTGGAGCGCACGGGCCGGTCGCGGGTTCGGCTTCGCGCTGATCCTGCTCGGCGTGGTCGTGGTGGTCACCGGGACTTTCTCCGGGTTGTGGTGGATGCTGATCGGCTGGTTCATCGTCACGGTCGCCAGCGCGGAGGAACGTCAGGCCGACCTGGGCTCGGTACTGGCCGGCCTGCGGGTGCGCGATGTGATGACCCCCGATCCGGACACCGCTGGCGCCGACAGCAGCGTCGCCGAGTTCATCCAGGACGTGGCCATGGTGCGCAGGCACTCGGCTTTCCCGCTGCGCGAGCCGGGGGACGGCATCCAGGGGATGATCACCCTGGACAGGCTGAAGGCGGTGGCAGCGCAGCAGCGGGCAGGTACCCGCCTGCACGAGGTGGCCTGCCCGATCGCGGAGGTGCCAACCGCGCGGCCGGACGAGGAACTGGTGGCGCTGCTGCCCCGGATGTACGGCTGCACGGACGGCCGGGCGCTGGTGTTCGACAACGGTGACCTGGTCGGCATCGTGTCGCCGACCGATATCAGCCGGGCGGTCTCGCTGCGCGGGCTCGGGGTGAGCTGGCGGGACGGCGCCGATCTCACCTCGGGCGGCGGAGGCGGCTGGGGCCGCGGTTGA